GCGGGCCGAGGCGGCCTACATCGAGCGCGTACTAGAAGCCGTCACGCGGGTGTCCGACCCGGCCGCCCTGCAGACGAGCGAGAAATTCGAGCTGGCCGAGCGGCGCAACGCCATCATCTTGACGGCCGACGCACGCACCATCAGCCCGGCATCGTTCCAGCAGAGCGCGAAGGAAGGCTTCGGCGTGGACATGCCGGCCGATTGGAACGGTCGAATCCATGTGCAGGGCAACGTGACGCAACAGATCGACGGCAAGCCTCACGTCGCCGCAGCACATTCCCTTGGCGTTGAACCGGAGTTCTTCGGGGTCTACGCGCAGCACGAGGACGGCACGCATCAGTGGCTGGCCGACTTCCCATCCGTCACCGAGGCCGACGAGCTGGCCGACCAGCTGCGCATGGTCGATGCCATTACCGAGCAGAACCCGCACGAGCAGGCGGCCAAGCTGGCCCGCGTGCTCGAAAACGCGGTGCGCCGCGACCCGAACAGCACGGACGAGCAAATTTCAGCCGCTAAAGAGGCCCGCAAGGATGCCGAGGGCGCGGCCATGCTCAACGATGCCGACATGCAGCGCCGAATCGCCGAGTTCGAGCGGGAACGGGGCCAGCAGCAGGCCGCAGCGCCGGCAGCGCAGTCCCCGAGCCAGATCAAGGCCGAGGCCCAGGCGCAAAAGACCTTCATCCAAGTGCCCTACCGCGAGAAAGACGAGGCGAAGGCGCTGGGTGCGAAGTGGGACCGGCAGGAACAGTCCTGGTACGTTCCGGCCGGTGTCGCTGCAGGCCCCTTCGCAAAATGGGCGCAGGGGGCCGCTACGGCCGCCGTAGACGCGCCGCAGGCCGTGCAGACGACCGAAGGCCCCACCGTGGGCCGCAAAGCGGCCCAGGAGCGGGAATACCTGGCTGTTCCCTACGGCGAGCGCATCGCGGCCAAGGCGGCCGGCGCCGAGTGGGACAAGGTAGCGAAGTCCTGGTATGCCGGCCCGAAGGCCGACATGGAGAAGCTGGCCCGCTGGAAGCCCGAGAACGTGCCCGACCAGCAGGGGCCGGCCATGACGCCGCAGGAAGAGTTTGCCGATGCGCTGCGCTCCATCGGCTGCGTGGTCAGCGGCGAGCATCCCATCATGGACGGCAAGAAACACCGCATCAGCGTGGAAGGCGAGAAGCCCAGCGAGAAAGCCGGCTCGGGTTTCTATGTCGGCCATCTTGACGGACACCCTGCCGGCTACATGAAGAACAACAAGACCGGCATCGACATGAAATGGAAGTCCAAGGGCTACACCCTCGATCCCGAAGAGAAGGCACGCATGGCGGCCGAGGCCGCCACCAAGCTGCAGGCCCGCGAAGCCGAGCAGGCTCAGGCCCACGAAGCGACCGCGCAACGTGTCGGCCGCCAGATGGCCGACCTGGTGCCGGTCGAGCAGCCGACGCCCTACATGCAGGCCAAGGGCATCGAGCCGCAGGCCGGCGTCTTCACCGACCGCGCAGGCCAGAAGACCTACATCCCCGCAACGGACGTGGACGGCAAGCAGTGGACGATGCAATACATCCAGGAGGACGGCACAAAGCGGTTTGCGAAGGACAGCCGCAAGGAAGGTTGCTTCCATGTCGTCGGCGGCATGGATGCGCTGGCCCAGGCCCCCGCCCTTGTGATCGGTGAAGGCTATGCGACTGCCGGCAGCTTGTCGCAATCGCTGGGCTTCGCCACCGTGGCCGCGTTCGACTCGGGGAACCTGCCGGCCGTTGCGAAGGCGCTGCACGAGAAATTCCCGGACAAGCCCGTCATCATCGCCGGCGACGATGACCGCCACCTGGAGCTGACGCAGGGCGTCAACCCAGGCAAGGCGAAGGCCCAGGAGGCCGCGAAGATCACCGGAGGCAAGGCAATGCTGCCGATCTTTGCGCCGGGCGAGAACAGCTATCCCGCTGGCCTTCCACCCGTCACCCCGGACAAGTTCAGGGAGCATCAGCGCACCGGGACGACACTCAGCGACCAGCAGCTTGCCGCGCTCGATCACATGAAGGGCAAGACCGACTTCAACGACCTGGCGAACAAGAGCGTGCTGGGCAAGGAAGGGATCGACCGCCAGGTGCGGGCCGCCGTCCATGACGTGATCGAGAAGCACCAGGCGCGTATCGAGCAGCAGCAACAGCGCGTGCAACGACAGGACCAACCGTTGCAGCCGCGCCGCGCTGCGAAAATCTGACAACGGATTTAACGAACCGCCCGCATAATGGCTGCACTGTGTGAGCGGGTTCCTCCCTCCCTCCCTACCGCTCCGCAGCCTCCCTTGCCGCCTCGCACCCCGAGGCGGCTTTTTTTTGCCCCTGCCGCGCATCGAGCATGCACGCGGCGGCCGTGGCCAACACCGAGTTGGCCAGGCTGGCCAACCTGGTCGAGATCTACTGCAGCAGATCCCGAACGAGATCCACGCCGGCCAATTTGGGTAGCCAAAATCGACCCGGCCAATTTGACCCGTGGCGCGAGTTCTTGGCCCCCTGTAGCATGA
The DNA window shown above is from Variovorax sp. RA8 and carries:
- a CDS encoding zincin-like metallopeptidase domain-containing protein, which encodes MPITKAEAQEVTRAFVRDYPGALELAYKFREDAAELYGPRAAEVPQDMKGGYVPKETQHAGRAYRGRVDVPLANVEDAGDLLLTLRHEVLGHYGANTFAPAEKRALLDGLVAAREEPSLKPLWDDIDRRYAGYPVDVRAEEVFALYCEGIEPSHHQGADLFAQGTDQVRQKGQQSFAETCIARVRPMQADDLHNIVCVVAQGLHDRSRTQQTFPQINELFRRDDKMEPKKPFHETVAEKLIEQLKEGTAPWQKPWEPGQPGAFIPTNPTTGKRYRGINAIQLMSQGHSDQRWMTYKQAAAVGAQVRKGEKGTPIQYWKFSDEQIKTDADGKPVLDAQGEPVKQSVKLERPRVFFATVFNAEQIDGLPPLQPRKQQDWTAVERAEHILQASGAVIRHGEQNRAFYRPATDSIHMPDKGQFPTADNYYATALHELGHWTGHESRLDRDLSNPFGSEGYAKEELRAEIASMILGDELGIGHDPGQHVAYVGSWIKALQDDPLEIFRAAADAEKIQDYVLGLEQQQVQEQDQQQQRQALPETQAESVVAALESAGWVRSDGAAIASKSFDTVNGKNDAHAFITAGDGINRTLQFQYLSEGRNVVAADGALIPVGATAEQAARIATAAAARADKSIQDSYGVRVAAMLDEGKQQEANMQAQQAKRAEAAYIERVLEAVTRVSDPAALQTSEKFELAERRNAIILTADARTISPASFQQSAKEGFGVDMPADWNGRIHVQGNVTQQIDGKPHVAAAHSLGVEPEFFGVYAQHEDGTHQWLADFPSVTEADELADQLRMVDAITEQNPHEQAAKLARVLENAVRRDPNSTDEQISAAKEARKDAEGAAMLNDADMQRRIAEFERERGQQQAAAPAAQSPSQIKAEAQAQKTFIQVPYREKDEAKALGAKWDRQEQSWYVPAGVAAGPFAKWAQGAATAAVDAPQAVQTTEGPTVGRKAAQEREYLAVPYGERIAAKAAGAEWDKVAKSWYAGPKADMEKLARWKPENVPDQQGPAMTPQEEFADALRSIGCVVSGEHPIMDGKKHRISVEGEKPSEKAGSGFYVGHLDGHPAGYMKNNKTGIDMKWKSKGYTLDPEEKARMAAEAATKLQAREAEQAQAHEATAQRVGRQMADLVPVEQPTPYMQAKGIEPQAGVFTDRAGQKTYIPATDVDGKQWTMQYIQEDGTKRFAKDSRKEGCFHVVGGMDALAQAPALVIGEGYATAGSLSQSLGFATVAAFDSGNLPAVAKALHEKFPDKPVIIAGDDDRHLELTQGVNPGKAKAQEAAKITGGKAMLPIFAPGENSYPAGLPPVTPDKFREHQRTGTTLSDQQLAALDHMKGKTDFNDLANKSVLGKEGIDRQVRAAVHDVIEKHQARIEQQQQRVQRQDQPLQPRRAAKI